One genomic window of Cannabis sativa cultivar Pink pepper isolate KNU-18-1 chromosome 2, ASM2916894v1, whole genome shotgun sequence includes the following:
- the LOC115719111 gene encoding multisubstrate pseudouridine synthase 7, with the protein MWQKAISAASWGCLSLPVLKPYFLCNTTIVRASPKPQITMKNLDESDVGVFCYISNLPGFRGVLKQRYSDFIVNEVDTDGNVVHLTTMEAPPEEIAEEIRTETEANDAASKNYTSEFESFRSLAGDSDAESFEAFMGQINSSDGKESVSPIVLSPDSDKLHRTAMHNFFKKNFKFLVTDTIDGPDVSSKCIRVRLDSGGHGKNSRKRKDRGGKPFDSRGSDDWQENIGKFLRFHICKENKDSQEALGVIAKMLGIQPRSFGFAGTKDKRAVSTQRVTVFKQRAKKLAALNDRLIGIKVGDFCYVKEGLVLGQLWGNRFTVTLRGVVADCEETIRAAASALGRQGFINYFGLQRFGSGSVPTYLIGSKLLRGEWEAAVNMILDPREGERNTIAMARQYYKETNDIDGTLRQLPRYLVAERAVLQCLKKCPGNHLQALKAIPRTLRMMYVHSYQSYLWNHAASTRVQKHGTDHVVVGDLVYCKEHDIEKAKEIGNAECEEEDPNDTLEAHELDEISDTVLPEEKKNPVKAVTAEDILNGNYTIDDVVLPLPGSRVIFPTNDIAQVYHDLAMKDTISLTESVHNVKEFSITSMTGSYRRVFQKPVDYEWELLKYTDGNIPLAETDLDVVAKSKRSKPVEELGVNESKGINEFDCSERLNPSENDIKLQADDKEVGGKREVGMLIEPKFQDAQTALKLSFTLPASCYATMAIRELLKTSTSVAFHKTLN; encoded by the exons ATGTGGCAGAAAGCTATATCGGCAGCGTCGTGGGGGTGCTTGAGCTTACCTGTTCTAAAACCCTACTTCCTCTGCAACACCACCATTGTTAGAGCATCACCCAAACCCCAAATTACCATGAAAAATCTCGACGAATCGGACGTCGGCGTATTCTGCTACATCTCCAACCTCCCTGGCTTTCGCGGTGTTCTTAAACAAAG GTATTCTGACTTTATTGTGAATGAAGTAGATACTGATGGAAATGTCGTCCATTTGACCACTATGGAGGCACCTCCAGAGGAA ATTGCTGAGGAAATTAGAACAGAAACAGAAGCAAATGATGCAGCTAGCAAAAATTATACTTCTGAATTTGAATCTTTTAGAAGTCTTGCTGGTGATTCGGATGCTGAGAGCTTTGAAGCTTTTATGGGTCAAATCAATTCTAGTGATGGTAAAGAGAGTGTTTCACCTATTGTTCTTTCGCCCGATTCTGATAAACTTCATCGAACG GCCATGcacaatttttttaagaaaaattttaagttCCTTGTCACTGATACCATTGACGGGCCAGATGTTTCCTCAAAGTGCATTCGTGTGAGATTAGATTCTGGTGGGCACGGGAAGAACTCCAGGAAACGGAAAGATAGAGGTGGTAAACCTTTTGATAGCAGAGGTTCAGATGACTGGCAAGAGAACATTGGCAAATTCCTTAG GTTTCATATCTGCAAGGAAAACAAGGATTCACAGGAGGCATTAGGAGTAATAGCAAAGATGCTTGGCATCCAG CCAAGGTCATTTGGGTTTGCTGGGACAAAGGATAAGCGTGCTGTGTCGACTCAAAGG GTTACTGTTTTCAAGCAGCGTGCTAAGAAATTAGCTGCTCTCAATGATAGGTTGATTGGTATTAAAGTGGGTGATTTCTG CTATGTCAAGGAAGGACTTGTCCTTGGCCAACTCTGGGGTAACAGATTTACAGTCACATTGAG AGGAGTTGTTGCAGATTGTGAAGAGACCATCAGAGCTGCTGCAAGTGCCTTAGGAAGACAGGGCTTTATTAATTACTTTGGTCTAcaa CGCTTCGGAAGTGGTTCTGTGCCAACTTATCTTATTGGGTCTAAGCTACTCAGGGGAGAGTGGGAAGCAGCTGTAAACATGATTCTTGATCCAAGAGAAGGAGA AAGAAATACAATTGCGATGGCACGTCAATACTATAAGGAAACTAATGACATCGATGGGACTCTGAGACAGTTACCTCGATACCTGGTTGCTGAGAGGGCAGTA TTGCAGTGTTTGAAAAAATGTCCTGGGAACCACCTGCAGGCTCTGAAAGCAATACCGAGAACTTTGAGAATGAT GTATGTCCATAGTTACCAAAGCTATTTGTGGAATCACGCAGCTAGTACAAGGGTGCAAAAACATG GAACTGACCATGTTGTGGTGGGAGACTTAGTATATTGTAAAGAACATGATATTGAGAAGGCGAAAGAAATTGGTAATGCTGAGTGTGAAGAAGAAGACCCTAATGATACACTTGAAGCTCACGAACTAGATGAAATCTCTGACACTGTTCTTCccgaagaaaagaaaaatcctGTAAAG GCTGTTACTGCAGAAGATATCCTTAATGGAAATTATACCATTGATGATGTTGTTCTTCCATTACCTGG TTCAAGAGTAATTTTTCCAACAAATGACATTGCCCAAGTTTATCATGATCTGGCAATGAAG GACACAATCAGTTTAACAGAGAGTGTACACAATGTCAA AGAATTCTCAATTACTAGTATGACTGGTAGTTACAGGCGTGTTTTTCAAAAACCAGTCGATTACGAATG GGAATTACTGAAATACACCGATGGCAACATACCTCTAGCAGAAACAGATTTAGACGTTGTTGCTAAATCTAAACGCTCAAAACCTGTGGAAGAGCTTGGAGTCAATGAAAGCAAAGGGATAAATGAATTTGATTGCTCAGAAAGATTGAACCCCTCTGAGAATGACATAAAACTTCAAGCAGACGACAAAGAGGTGGGTGGCAAGAGAGAAGTTGGAATGCTAATTGAACCTAAATTCCAAGACGCCCAAACAGCTCTCAAGCTTAGTTTTACTCTCCCGGCGTCTTGTTATGCAACAATGGCCATCAGAGAGCTTCTGAAGACATCAACTTCC GTCGCTTTCCATAAAACGTTAAACTAG
- the LOC115719112 gene encoding mitochondrial import inner membrane translocase subunit TIM23-3 — MADLSSSNNDERKGRLYNPYHDLHVPMQNLYNLPTAPEHLFIEEASKPHRSWGENLQYYTGCGYLSGAIIGGAKGSIEGLKAAEAGDTLKLRVNRVLNSGGSLGRRYGNTLGILGLIFAGLESGVIQLRGQDDLLNTVVAGLGTGALYKAAAGPRSAAIAGAIGGIAAAAAVAGKQAVKRYVPI; from the coding sequence ATGGCGGATTTATCTAGTTCGAACAACGATGAGCGAAAGGGCCGGCTTTACAACCCGTACCATGATCTCCATGTCCCGATGCAGAACCTCTACAATCTTCCAACCGCACCAGAACACCTCTTTATCGAAGAAGCCTCAAAGCCTCATCGATCATGGGGTGAGAACCTTCAATACTACACCGGTTGTGGTTACTTGTCCGGTGCGATCATCGGCGGCGCCAAGGGATCCATAGAAGGTCTCAAGGCAGCTGAGGCAGGCGATACGCTCAAGCTCCGCGTTAACCGTGTTCTTAATTCGGGCGGCTCACTCGGACGGAGGTACGGAAACACTCTTGGCATTCTTGGATTGATCTTCGCCGGTTTGGAAAGTGGGGTAATTCAATTAAGAGGTCAAGATGATTTGTTGAATACTGTTGTGGCTGGACTTGGGACTGGTGCGCTTTATAAAGCGGCGGCGGGACCGAGGTCGGCGGCCATTGCTGGTGCCATCGGAGGGATTGCGGCGGCGGCTGCAGTTGCGGGGAAGCAGGCTGTCAAGAGATACGTTCCGATATAG